In the Mycolicibacterium thermoresistibile genome, one interval contains:
- a CDS encoding acyl-CoA dehydrogenase family protein yields MLSASGAELDAALGELGWAQMLEDMPDTAIPLVFRLLGETGSHASVLNDIVLETIGALPGGTPPLPYAGGTWVVWERTPTTEGSLGGLPLRRVPDGESMRLGEARKAVGWWLVGSARAMLTLARQHALDRVQFGKPIASFQAVRHRLAETLVAIEGAEAALRLPGTQSPDLTAMLAKAAAGKAALTAARNCQQVLGGIGFTAEHDLHRHVQRVLVLDGLLGSARELTLRVGAGLRARGSAPRLAYL; encoded by the coding sequence ATGCTGTCGGCGTCCGGCGCCGAGCTGGACGCCGCCCTGGGTGAGCTCGGATGGGCGCAGATGCTCGAGGACATGCCGGACACCGCGATCCCGCTGGTGTTCCGGTTACTCGGGGAAACCGGTTCGCACGCTTCGGTGCTCAACGACATCGTGCTGGAGACGATCGGCGCGCTGCCCGGCGGCACTCCCCCGCTGCCGTACGCCGGCGGCACCTGGGTGGTGTGGGAACGCACCCCCACCACCGAGGGCAGCCTCGGCGGGTTGCCGCTGCGACGGGTGCCCGACGGCGAGAGCATGCGGCTCGGCGAGGCGCGCAAGGCGGTCGGCTGGTGGCTGGTGGGCTCGGCGCGGGCCATGTTGACCCTGGCGCGGCAGCATGCGCTGGACCGCGTCCAGTTCGGCAAGCCGATCGCCTCGTTCCAGGCGGTGCGGCACCGGCTGGCCGAGACGCTGGTGGCGATCGAGGGCGCCGAGGCGGCGCTGCGGCTGCCCGGCACCCAGAGCCCCGATCTGACCGCCATGTTGGCCAAGGCGGCCGCCGGGAAGGCGGCGCTCACCGCGGCCCGGAACTGCCAGCAGGTGCTGGGCGGGATCGGTTTCACCGCCGAGCACGATCTGCACCGGCATGTGCAACGGGTGCTGGTGCTCGACGGATTGCTGGGCAGCGCAAGGGAACTCACCCTCCGGGTCGGCGCGGGTCTGCGGGCCAGGGGTTCGGCGCCCCGGCTGGCCTACCTGTAG
- a CDS encoding adenylate/guanylate cyclase domain-containing protein, producing MTGARRARADQVGANRIGVTYAARLTAAHLTAAAAVLAVIVVLADNTVGDVRRLLTRENLIAFVVLVVLSAAVDSAVGILTMRPTFRWFAGGAGPTPEQQRAALRIPLRQTGIEFAVWIVSGTVFMVLNLQAPGGVAFVIGGAILFGAMTTACIGYLITTRTLRPIIAAAMTNSTARIQLPGPLGRLLYVWILFSVLPALGVVTIVLARSRGWFLQASAPIERPILVMMGVSVVLGISAAVLVARSISDPVHEVVLAMREVERGRPAAVDVYEPSEIGRLQAGFNSMVAGLAERERLRDLFGRYVGTDVAREAVEHGEALRGDVREVGVLFVDLVGSTTLAASRPPEDVARILNDFFQIVVTAVEDGAGLVNKFQGDAVLAVFGAPLRIDDPAAAALRTARRLASRLRDLPGLDFGIGVSCGRVFAGTIGGEHRYEYTVIGDPVNEASRLADRAKHVATRVLASGAALAAAQPEEHTRWVGRGSALLRGRAEPTELAEPAGPDDPAAG from the coding sequence GTGACCGGTGCGCGGCGGGCCAGGGCTGATCAGGTCGGGGCCAACCGGATCGGGGTCACCTACGCCGCCCGGCTGACCGCGGCGCACCTCACCGCCGCGGCCGCGGTGCTGGCGGTGATCGTGGTGCTCGCCGACAACACCGTCGGCGATGTGCGCCGGCTGCTCACCCGCGAGAACCTGATCGCCTTCGTGGTGCTGGTCGTGCTGTCGGCGGCGGTCGACTCGGCGGTCGGAATCCTGACCATGCGGCCCACCTTCCGATGGTTCGCCGGCGGGGCCGGACCGACCCCCGAGCAGCAACGCGCCGCCCTGCGGATCCCGTTGCGCCAGACCGGCATCGAATTCGCGGTCTGGATCGTCAGCGGCACCGTGTTCATGGTGCTCAACCTGCAGGCTCCCGGTGGCGTCGCGTTCGTGATCGGCGGCGCCATCCTGTTCGGCGCGATGACCACGGCGTGCATCGGTTATCTGATCACCACCAGGACCCTGCGCCCGATCATCGCGGCGGCGATGACGAACTCCACCGCGAGGATTCAGCTGCCCGGGCCGCTCGGCCGGCTGCTCTACGTCTGGATCCTGTTCAGCGTGCTGCCCGCGCTGGGGGTGGTGACGATCGTGCTGGCCCGCTCACGGGGCTGGTTCCTGCAGGCGTCCGCCCCGATCGAACGGCCGATCCTGGTCATGATGGGCGTCTCGGTGGTGCTGGGGATCTCGGCGGCCGTGCTGGTGGCGCGGTCGATCTCGGATCCGGTGCACGAGGTGGTGCTGGCCATGCGGGAGGTGGAACGCGGGCGCCCGGCAGCGGTCGACGTCTACGAGCCGTCCGAGATCGGGCGGCTGCAGGCGGGTTTCAACAGCATGGTGGCCGGATTGGCCGAACGGGAACGGCTGCGTGACCTGTTCGGCCGTTACGTCGGCACCGATGTGGCCCGCGAGGCCGTGGAACACGGCGAGGCGTTGCGTGGCGACGTGCGCGAGGTCGGCGTGCTGTTCGTGGACCTGGTCGGGTCCACCACGCTGGCGGCGTCCCGGCCACCCGAGGACGTGGCGCGGATCCTCAACGATTTCTTCCAGATCGTGGTGACCGCGGTGGAGGACGGGGCCGGTCTGGTCAACAAGTTCCAGGGCGATGCGGTGCTGGCGGTGTTCGGGGCCCCGCTGCGGATCGACGATCCGGCCGCGGCGGCGCTGCGCACCGCGCGCCGGTTGGCGTCCCGGCTCCGCGACCTGCCCGGTCTGGATTTCGGGATCGGGGTGAGCTGTGGCCGGGTGTTCGCCGGCACCATCGGCGGCGAGCACCGCTACGAGTACACGGTGATCGGTGATCCGGTGAACGAGGCGTCCCGGCTGGCCGACCGCGCCAAACACGTTGCGACACGGGTGCTCGCGTCCGGAGCCGCCCTGGCGGCCGCGCAGCCCGAGGAACACACCCGATGGGTCGGACGTGGTTCGGCGCTGCTGCGCGGGCGTGCCGAACCGACCGAACTGGCCGAACCGGCGGGCCCGGACGACCCGGCCGCCGGTTGA
- a CDS encoding enoyl-CoA hydratase — translation MYIDYDVSDRIATITLNRPEAANAQNPELLDELDAAWTRAAEDNDVSVIVLRANGKHFSAGHDLRGGGPVPDKLTLEFIYAHESRRYLEYSLRWRNVPKPSIAAVQGRCISGGLLLCWPCDLIIAAEDALFSDPVVLMGIGGVEYHGHTWELGPRKAKEILFTGRAMTAEEVAQTGMVNRVVPRDRLDAETRALAGEIAKMPPFALRQAKRAVNQTLDVQGFYAAIQSVFDIHQTGHGNAMSVSGWPVLVDIEEMKANIK, via the coding sequence ATGTACATCGACTATGACGTCAGCGACCGCATCGCGACCATCACGCTGAACCGGCCGGAGGCGGCCAACGCGCAGAACCCCGAACTGCTCGATGAGCTCGACGCCGCGTGGACCCGTGCCGCCGAGGACAACGACGTCTCGGTGATCGTTCTGCGCGCCAACGGCAAGCACTTCTCGGCCGGCCACGACCTGCGGGGCGGCGGGCCGGTGCCCGACAAGCTGACCCTGGAGTTCATCTACGCCCACGAGAGTCGGCGCTACCTCGAATACAGCCTGCGCTGGCGCAACGTGCCGAAGCCGTCCATCGCGGCGGTCCAGGGCCGGTGCATCAGCGGGGGTTTGCTGCTGTGTTGGCCGTGCGACCTGATCATCGCCGCGGAGGACGCGCTGTTCTCCGATCCGGTCGTTCTGATGGGCATCGGGGGTGTCGAATATCACGGTCACACCTGGGAGCTGGGGCCCCGGAAAGCGAAGGAGATCCTGTTCACCGGGCGGGCGATGACCGCCGAGGAGGTCGCGCAGACCGGCATGGTGAATCGCGTCGTGCCCCGGGACCGGCTGGACGCGGAGACCCGGGCGCTGGCCGGCGAGATCGCCAAGATGCCTCCGTTCGCCCTGCGGCAGGCCAAGCGGGCGGTCAATCAGACCCTCGACGTCCAGGGTTTCTACGCCGCGATCCAGTCGGTGTTCGACATCCACCAGACCGGACACGGCAACGCGATGTCGGTGAGCGGATGGCCGGTGCTGGTCGACATCGAGGAGATGAAGGCCAACATCAAGTAG
- a CDS encoding TetR/AcrR family transcriptional regulator, producing the protein MHRQSPVQSSHALSTGPSSERKVTTPSEEPAWKQRAVERSIKTAKLRAAQRVQRFLDAAQAIIIEKGSTDFTVQEVVDRSRQSLRSFYLQFDGKHELLLALFEDALSRSADQIRAATAGKTDPLERLKTAIELLFESSRPDPNAKRPLFTDFAPRLLVSHPEEVKVAHAPLLALLTELMEEAAAAGKLREGINPKRMAAMTMQTVMFVAQSSGGTGDGTVHPITADEVWDFVAHGFAADD; encoded by the coding sequence ATGCACAGACAATCTCCGGTACAGTCGTCTCATGCTCTTTCCACCGGCCCGTCATCTGAGCGAAAGGTGACCACTCCCAGCGAGGAGCCGGCCTGGAAGCAGCGTGCGGTCGAGCGCTCCATCAAGACGGCGAAGCTGCGGGCCGCCCAGCGCGTCCAGCGGTTCCTCGACGCCGCGCAGGCCATCATCATCGAGAAGGGCAGCACGGACTTCACCGTGCAGGAGGTCGTCGACCGGTCCCGTCAGTCGCTGCGCAGCTTCTACCTGCAGTTCGACGGGAAGCATGAGCTCCTGCTCGCCCTGTTCGAGGATGCGCTGAGCCGGTCGGCCGACCAGATCCGGGCCGCCACCGCCGGTAAGACCGATCCGCTGGAACGCCTCAAGACGGCCATCGAGTTGCTGTTCGAGTCGTCCCGGCCCGACCCGAACGCCAAACGGCCGCTGTTCACCGACTTCGCGCCCCGCCTGCTGGTCTCCCACCCCGAGGAGGTCAAGGTCGCGCACGCCCCGCTGCTCGCGCTGCTGACCGAGCTGATGGAGGAGGCGGCCGCCGCCGGCAAGCTGCGCGAGGGCATCAACCCGAAGCGGATGGCGGCGATGACCATGCAGACCGTGATGTTCGTGGCGCAGTCCAGCGGCGGGACCGGGGACGGCACCGTGCACCCCATCACCGCCGACGAGGTGTGGGACTTCGTCGCGCACGGTTTCGCCGCCGACGACTGA
- a CDS encoding cytochrome P450 — MTVSAPNDVHYDPYDVELNADPYPMFKRIREEAPLYYNPTHDFYALSRFDDVNSAILDHETFSSARGAVLEIIKSGMEIPPGTLIFEDPPIHNIHRKLLSRMFTPRKIAALEPRIREFTARCLDPLVGTGRFDFVQDLGEQMPMRVIGMLLGIPEEDQRHVVDHGEATIRTERGGKMSGLATGEVFAEYIDYRAKHPSDDIMTELMNAEFEDETGTVRKLGREELLLYLTVIATAGSETTTRLIGWTGKLLSEHPDQRAELVADRSLLPQAIEEILRFEPPAPHMCRYVTRDVEYYGQTVPAGSAMMLLVGAANRDHRRFPPDGDVFDIHREPRQHLSFGVGAHFCLGNALARLEGRVALDEILNRFPEWEVDMSKAELSPTSTVRGWETMPATIP, encoded by the coding sequence GTGACCGTCAGTGCCCCCAACGACGTCCATTACGACCCGTACGACGTCGAGCTCAACGCCGATCCGTATCCGATGTTCAAACGGATCCGGGAAGAGGCTCCGCTCTACTACAACCCGACACACGACTTCTACGCGCTCAGCCGGTTCGACGATGTCAACTCCGCCATCCTCGACCACGAGACGTTCAGCTCGGCGCGGGGTGCGGTGCTCGAGATCATCAAGTCCGGCATGGAGATTCCGCCCGGCACGCTGATCTTCGAAGACCCGCCCATCCACAACATCCACCGCAAGCTGCTGTCCCGGATGTTCACCCCGCGCAAGATCGCCGCGCTGGAACCCCGGATCCGCGAGTTCACCGCCCGGTGTCTGGACCCCCTGGTCGGCACCGGACGTTTCGATTTCGTGCAGGATCTCGGCGAGCAGATGCCGATGCGGGTGATCGGGATGCTGCTGGGCATTCCCGAAGAGGATCAGCGTCACGTCGTCGACCACGGTGAGGCCACCATCCGCACCGAGCGCGGCGGGAAGATGAGCGGCCTGGCCACCGGCGAGGTGTTCGCCGAGTACATCGACTACCGGGCCAAGCATCCGTCCGACGACATCATGACCGAACTCATGAACGCCGAGTTCGAGGACGAGACCGGGACCGTGCGCAAGCTCGGCCGCGAGGAACTGCTGCTGTATCTGACCGTGATCGCCACAGCCGGCAGCGAGACCACCACCCGGCTCATCGGCTGGACCGGAAAACTGTTGTCCGAACACCCCGATCAACGCGCCGAACTGGTGGCCGACCGGTCGCTGCTGCCGCAGGCGATCGAAGAGATCCTGCGGTTCGAGCCTCCGGCTCCGCACATGTGCCGCTACGTGACCCGCGATGTCGAGTACTACGGCCAGACCGTTCCGGCGGGCTCCGCCATGATGCTGCTGGTCGGCGCCGCCAACCGTGACCATCGCCGCTTCCCCCCGGACGGCGATGTCTTCGACATCCACCGGGAACCGCGCCAGCACCTGAGTTTCGGTGTGGGGGCGCACTTCTGCCTCGGCAACGCGCTGGCCCGGCTGGAGGGCCGGGTGGCCCTGGACGAGATCCTCAACCGGTTCCCGGAGTGGGAGGTCGACATGTCCAAGGCCGAACTCTCCCCCACGTCGACCGTGCGGGGCTGGGAGACGATGCCGGCAACCATTCCCTAG
- a CDS encoding mycofactocin-coupled SDR family oxidoreductase codes for MAGRLEGKVAFITGAARGQGRAHAVRMAQEGADIIAVDICRQIDSVQIPLASPEDLAETADLVKGLNRRIYTAEVDVRDFDALKAAVDTGVEQLGRLDIIVANAGIGNGGETLDKTSEGDWTDMIDVNLAGVWKTVKAGVPHILAGGRGGSIILTSSVGGLKAYPHTGHYVAAKHGVVGLMRTFAVELGQHNIRVNSVHPTNVNTPLFMNEPTMKLFRPDLENPGPEDLKVVAQMMHTLPIGWVEPEDIANAVLFLASDEARYITGVTLPVDGGSCLK; via the coding sequence ATGGCAGGACGACTCGAAGGCAAGGTCGCATTCATCACCGGGGCCGCCCGGGGCCAGGGCCGCGCCCACGCGGTGCGGATGGCCCAGGAGGGCGCCGACATCATCGCGGTCGACATCTGCAGACAGATCGACAGCGTGCAGATTCCGCTGGCCAGCCCGGAGGATCTGGCCGAGACCGCCGACCTGGTGAAAGGCCTCAACCGCCGGATCTACACCGCCGAGGTCGACGTCCGGGATTTCGACGCCCTGAAGGCGGCCGTCGACACCGGTGTCGAGCAGCTCGGCCGGCTCGACATCATCGTCGCCAACGCCGGCATCGGCAACGGCGGTGAGACGCTGGACAAGACCAGCGAAGGCGACTGGACCGACATGATCGACGTCAACCTCGCCGGGGTGTGGAAGACGGTCAAGGCCGGGGTACCGCATATCCTCGCCGGCGGCCGCGGCGGGTCGATCATCCTCACCAGCTCCGTCGGCGGGCTGAAGGCCTACCCGCACACCGGCCACTACGTCGCCGCCAAGCACGGGGTGGTCGGGCTGATGCGCACCTTCGCGGTCGAGTTGGGACAGCACAACATCCGCGTGAACTCGGTGCACCCGACCAATGTGAACACCCCGCTGTTCATGAACGAGCCGACGATGAAGCTGTTCCGCCCCGACCTGGAGAATCCGGGCCCCGAGGACCTCAAGGTCGTCGCGCAGATGATGCACACCCTGCCGATCGGCTGGGTGGAACCGGAGGACATCGCCAACGCGGTGTTGTTCCTGGCCTCCGACGAGGCCCGCTACATCACCGGCGTGACGCTCCCGGTCGACGGCGGCAGCTGCCTGAAATGA
- a CDS encoding SDR family NAD(P)-dependent oxidoreductase: protein MTIAPADILLTDRVAVVTGGGAGLGRGIAAGFAAFGARVAIWERDPDSCARTAEEIGALGIVTDVRDSAAVSAALRQTTEQLGSPTILVNNAGGTFSSPLLETSENGWDALYRANLRHVLLCTQQVGRQLVAAGQPGSIVNITSIEGARAAPGYAAYAAAKAGVINYTRTAAFELAPHRIRVNAIAPDIAVTEGLQRMSPDGIPPEVGHAIPLGRPGHVDEIAGAAVFLASEMSSYITGQTLHVDGGTQAAGGWYHHPRTGAPTLGPGPVR from the coding sequence TTGACGATCGCGCCGGCGGACATTCTGCTCACCGACCGGGTCGCCGTGGTCACCGGTGGAGGAGCGGGTCTGGGGCGGGGCATCGCGGCCGGTTTCGCCGCATTCGGCGCCCGGGTCGCGATCTGGGAACGTGATCCGGACAGCTGTGCCCGCACCGCCGAGGAGATCGGCGCCCTGGGCATCGTCACCGACGTCCGGGACAGCGCCGCGGTGTCGGCGGCGCTGCGGCAGACGACCGAGCAGCTCGGCTCGCCCACGATCCTGGTGAACAACGCCGGCGGCACGTTCTCCTCACCGCTGCTGGAGACCAGCGAGAACGGTTGGGATGCGCTGTATCGGGCCAATCTTCGGCATGTGCTGCTGTGCACCCAGCAGGTGGGCCGGCAATTGGTCGCCGCCGGGCAGCCCGGCAGCATCGTCAACATCACCTCGATCGAGGGGGCGCGCGCCGCGCCCGGATACGCGGCCTACGCGGCGGCCAAGGCCGGCGTGATCAACTACACCCGCACCGCGGCCTTCGAGCTCGCACCCCACCGCATCCGGGTCAACGCGATCGCGCCCGACATCGCGGTGACCGAGGGCCTGCAACGGATGTCGCCCGACGGGATACCCCCCGAGGTCGGCCACGCCATCCCGCTGGGCCGGCCCGGTCACGTCGACGAGATCGCCGGCGCAGCGGTGTTCCTGGCGTCCGAGATGTCGAGTTACATCACCGGTCAGACGCTGCACGTCGACGGCGGAACCCAGGCCGCCGGCGGTTGGTACCACCACCCCCGCACCGGGGCGCCCACGCTCGGCCCCGGTCCGGTCCGCTAG
- the fadD12 gene encoding acyl-CoA ligase FadD12: MAKTIDTLRTLTRAGLIAPLRPDKYLRMTAAVRRTGVSVTVGFAVAAQRCGDRIGLVDEIGELTWRELDDECNALAAALQDRAAGQGKDGGKGRGAIGIMCRNHRGFIEALVAADRIGATVLLLNTSFAGPALAEVVDREGVDTIVYDEEFTDIVDRALADRPTATRILAWVDEPASGPALPHPTVADLVAEHRGRRPAKPAAGDEGSRIILLTSGTTGTPKGARAASSGGAGELAAILGRVPWRAEQTTVIAAPMFHAWGYSQLLFSALLACTIVTRRRFDPEATLQLVDRYRATGLVVVPVMLDRIMELPADVRDRYSGRSLRFVTASGSRMRPDVVLDFMDRFGDVIYNNYNATEAGMIATATPADLRAAPSTAGKPADGTEIRILDDALRPVPTGEVGQIFVRSNTLFDGYTSGTTKDFHEGFMASGDLGRLDEDGRLFVVGRDDEMIVSGGENVYPIEVEQVLARHPDVAEATVIGVDDEQFGQRLAAFVVLRDGAGATPDGLKQHVRDNLANYKVPRSISVLDELPRGSTGKILRTELQARAQSG; the protein is encoded by the coding sequence ATGGCCAAGACGATCGACACGCTGCGCACGCTCACCCGGGCCGGGCTGATCGCCCCGCTGCGCCCGGACAAGTATCTGCGGATGACGGCCGCGGTGCGGCGCACCGGGGTGTCGGTGACCGTGGGGTTCGCGGTGGCCGCGCAGCGCTGCGGGGACCGGATCGGGCTGGTCGACGAGATCGGCGAGCTGACGTGGCGCGAACTCGACGACGAGTGCAATGCGCTGGCAGCCGCCCTGCAGGACCGGGCGGCGGGCCAGGGGAAGGACGGTGGGAAGGGCCGGGGCGCGATCGGCATCATGTGCCGCAACCACCGCGGCTTCATCGAGGCTCTGGTCGCCGCCGACCGGATCGGCGCCACCGTGCTGCTGCTCAACACCTCGTTCGCCGGCCCGGCGCTGGCCGAGGTGGTGGACCGCGAAGGCGTCGACACGATCGTCTACGACGAGGAGTTCACCGACATCGTGGACCGGGCGCTGGCCGACCGGCCCACCGCCACCCGCATCCTGGCCTGGGTCGACGAGCCAGCTTCGGGCCCGGCGCTCCCGCACCCCACCGTGGCCGATCTGGTCGCCGAGCACCGGGGCCGGCGGCCCGCGAAACCCGCCGCCGGGGACGAGGGCAGCAGGATCATCCTGCTGACGTCGGGCACCACCGGAACCCCCAAAGGCGCACGGGCGGCCAGCAGTGGCGGCGCCGGGGAACTGGCGGCCATCCTCGGCCGGGTGCCGTGGCGCGCCGAACAGACCACGGTGATCGCCGCGCCGATGTTTCACGCCTGGGGGTATTCACAGCTGCTGTTCTCGGCGCTGCTGGCGTGCACGATCGTCACGCGCCGCAGGTTCGATCCGGAGGCCACGCTGCAACTCGTCGATCGGTACCGGGCCACCGGTCTGGTGGTGGTGCCGGTGATGCTGGACCGCATCATGGAGCTGCCTGCGGATGTGCGGGACCGCTACAGCGGACGCAGCCTGCGGTTCGTCACCGCCTCCGGGTCGCGGATGCGGCCCGATGTGGTCCTCGACTTCATGGACCGGTTCGGCGACGTCATCTACAACAACTACAACGCCACCGAGGCGGGCATGATCGCCACCGCCACCCCGGCCGATCTGCGGGCCGCCCCCAGCACCGCCGGAAAACCCGCCGACGGCACCGAGATCCGCATCCTCGACGATGCGTTGCGGCCGGTCCCGACCGGAGAGGTCGGCCAGATCTTCGTCCGCAGCAACACCCTGTTCGACGGCTACACCTCCGGCACCACCAAGGACTTCCACGAGGGTTTCATGGCGTCGGGAGACCTGGGTCGCCTTGACGAGGACGGGCGGTTGTTCGTGGTGGGCCGCGATGACGAGATGATCGTGTCCGGTGGCGAGAACGTCTACCCGATCGAGGTGGAGCAGGTTCTGGCCCGGCATCCCGACGTGGCCGAGGCCACGGTGATCGGAGTGGACGACGAACAGTTCGGTCAGCGGCTCGCCGCGTTCGTCGTGCTCCGCGACGGCGCGGGCGCCACACCGGACGGACTCAAACAGCACGTTCGCGACAACTTGGCCAATTACAAAGTGCCCCGGTCGATCTCGGTGCTCGACGAGTTGCCGCGCGGCAGCACCGGCAAGATTCTGCGCACCGAGTTGCAGGCCCGGGCCCAATCAGGGTAG
- a CDS encoding 1-acyl-sn-glycerol-3-phosphate acyltransferase: MGGNRAGRGEVGQRDPVFTERLVGILHPLMKRYFRAEVRGLDGMPPGSALLVGNHSGGMFTMDVPILASAIYRRFGYRRPVYTLAHYGVFLGNVGNWLRRAGVIGASRANAAAALRGNRLARLIGLDRVRMKILPLTFGLPFGLTTVLPANLPLPSKVGTEMLDSIDIPTRFGVDPDVGEVDAYVRAVMQRALDRLAAERRFPVLG, encoded by the coding sequence ATGGGCGGGAACCGGGCCGGCCGCGGCGAGGTGGGGCAGCGGGATCCGGTGTTCACCGAACGGCTGGTCGGAATCCTCCATCCGCTGATGAAGCGGTACTTCCGGGCCGAGGTCCGCGGTCTGGACGGGATGCCGCCCGGCAGCGCCCTGTTGGTCGGCAACCATTCCGGCGGCATGTTCACCATGGATGTGCCGATCCTGGCGTCGGCGATCTACCGGCGTTTCGGGTACCGCCGACCGGTCTACACTCTGGCGCACTACGGCGTGTTCCTCGGCAACGTCGGCAACTGGCTGCGCCGGGCCGGGGTGATCGGCGCCTCCCGGGCGAACGCCGCGGCCGCTCTGCGGGGGAACCGGTTGGCCAGGCTGATCGGACTGGACCGGGTCCGGATGAAGATCCTGCCGTTGACGTTCGGGCTGCCGTTCGGGCTGACCACGGTGCTGCCGGCGAACCTGCCGTTGCCGTCCAAGGTCGGGACCGAGATGCTGGACTCGATCGACATCCCCACCCGGTTCGGTGTGGACCCCGATGTCGGCGAGGTCGACGCGTATGTGCGGGCGGTGATGCAACGCGCTTTGGACCGGCTCGCCGCCGAACGCCGGTTCCCGGTTCTAGGCTGA